Within Solea solea chromosome 1, fSolSol10.1, whole genome shotgun sequence, the genomic segment aagcaCACTGATTGATTATCAGTTAACTGAAAGTACATCAGGAGGTGGTGGCCTCATTGGCATCGGGGGCATGGGCATCTGTGGGGCACCAGGTGGGAGAGGGGGAACATTCATCCCTCCtggtgggggagggggcatATTATCATTTAGGTGAGATCCAGGTCCACTCATTAGAGGTGGGGGCCGCTTCACACCTGCAGGAGGTACTGGTCCAGTGGACTGGGGTATAGCTTTCtccattttgaaatgaaactgCAGGAAAAACTGGtaataaaagcaacaaaagGAAAATTGGATTAAATTACGTTTTCTCATAATCAAAAACCTACATTTGCTTTACAACAGAAATCTATTTCTAGTACCTGTTTCGTTTCTCTGTTCCAATGGGTCCAAAATCGGTTTTCTGCCTTATCAATTTCTCTACTGGGGACCTAAGAGACCAAAAGTGTTGATGTCACAACTAGcagaaaaatgaacaaaatcaGAGAAACAAGTGCAGTGTCCACTCACTTTGAAGGCGATAGTCTCGTATGGCTCAGCAGCAAGCAGCAGGTACTGCCAGCGACGGTCAGGTGGCTCAATGCGCTGTTCATAAGCAGACATGAAACGGTGCCTGGGCCCAATTCCTTCGGCAATCTCTGGATAGTCAATCTAATGGACAAAGTACATTGCTGTATCAAAGCTTTCAAGTTTCAGTCACAATTGTACTTGTGTGTATAGGCACTTTATCGGTTTACACCAAACAAGACcaactgtgtcatttttaaacatacacacaaaatcacATCTGCTTTAGTGAGGCTTATTTAATTTGACAAACTATGTGGGACTACTAAACATACTGACAacatctctgctgctgatgtgaaTAGTTTTATCCATGACAATGATGGTTAAACAGTGAGTACAAGCTTATGCAGGCAACAATGACCTACATAGGAGTGTTTGCTGAAAACACAAGAGATGTGACAAACAGGAGCGGAAGAGAATGGAGCTAAAAAGTAGTTAAGCTGGAAGAAGAATCTTTATGcctataaaaacatttttttttaaaagatatctttattcttttttggagCATGTTCTTTGAGGAATATGTTTACAACAATAAATCAACTATTTCAGATAGTTAGAGATTCCAAGCAATCACATACCTGGAAAAGTAAAGACTGCTGTCCTGTTTCAGGGTCTCTCTGTTTGGTGACTATAAGACAAGAACAAATATGGACTGAATATTACAATACATTGTTTATACAGTGCCATTACTGTCTAGATGGAGTAAATAACTAACTTACCTTTGTATCCTGGTCGACCAATTTTGACAAACTTTTTGACCTCAACTTTGACTTTGGCTGGAGCTGGCTGAGCAGGAGCTTCCTTTGCCTCTTTGGCTGCTCTCCGTGCTCTGAAACAAAGAAAGCATACAGTTAACCAACACAATGGAAACATTCTATTTGGGTGAATGAAGtatcacaataaataaacaaacatcaaaaTGTGAAAACCAAACAGGACCATTGACATGGAACTACAATGTGTGTCATTTCCATGTGTAAAATATTAAGGTAAAAATAAGATGTGGGCTTACAAGTTGGTCTGATGtttctttccttgtgtgtgGGCCAAGTAACTGCCCTGTAATAGAGGAGAGTTGTTAgtaattattaaaacacacatttgagaTAATTTAGCAAAATTTCACTGTGCGTCTCCTCACCTCGTTGTTGTGAAGTGTCAGACAAAGTTTGCACTCATATGACCCCAAATGATTCTTCATAAAATATGGATCTTTGTTGATGTCAATGGTCTCCAGGGCCAGCTGACGTAACCGCTCTCTTCGGTCACGGTTACTCTCCGAGGCAGAAGCGACACCGCCGCTGCCCGTCTTCCCTCCAGCTCGATGTTGGAAATCCATCTTTGTAAGGTGATGGACTCAAGACCCGCCAACAAAACTGCACCCGAGTGTCCCGTCAAAACTATACGAGCACTTCACATAAACCTCTCTTGATCAACTGGAAAGACATAAAGCACACACTGCTAAGGGGATATAACCAGATATTCCTGGAATAAAGTTACATCATGCCTGGAGGTACATAGGCATAGTTACTTTTATATCAGCTAAACAAATCATGGCAGGTATTACTCATAGACACactatacatatgtatgtatgtgtgtatgtgtgtgtaaatacatatatatatttctgtgtgtaaatatatatgtatatatatatatatatatatatatatatatacacacacatatatcaaTATATACTGTTTTAAGCAGTTGCGGAGTAAATGTGGATACAGATCTTGACGCTAACTCAGCTTGCAAAGATTCAGTCAAACTAAAGATAAGTGAAGTACAAAGAGAGATAGCGAAGTTTATAAACACGTATCACCGAGTAAAACAAGATACGCTTTAACAGTAACAAGGGTAAATAAATATTACTACAACAGAAAGGCATCACATTTAACGAAAGTCTATTTAGCTGCGGTATGTTAGCTGACGCTTTACGGTAAGGCTAAGGCTAAGCTAACTGTGTTGCTGGGTACTAATGAATGGTTTTAACAGAAAGGAATGATCAAACAGCGAGTAAAACACAATCAGTGTTGCTATATGTGATGGCAGATTGGTTTATGACACGAGAAAGCTCGAAGTATACACGAGGAGATTATTTTAACAGCACGCTTTCTTCAAAACACTCACCGAGTCCGGTCCACACTGCACAACGTAAAGCTCACGCCAAAGCAAACTACTACAGCGCATGCCCAAatagttttttcatttttggtttTCAGAACTTTGGCGCATTACCGCCAACTCCTGGATTGGAGCGGTGTTACACGtctcaaatcaaaaaaaaaaaaagaagtaactGTGCCATACTTTATctgttacaaaaaacacaagaaatatTCCTAAAGAGAATCAGTGATataaagattaagattaagattaagattaagattaaggttTTTGATTTGTGTAATGATTCTCACTAGATTTAGCAAGAAGTTGTTAACTTCTAGTAATAACTTGGAAATGCTCTCtagtttttaaaagtgaatggACGAAttcaatattattaataatacaacAGATTTTAGAATTAGAGGCAAACAGGCAGGTACTTCATATTATAACTCATAAAAGTACCTGCCTGTTTATAAAGAcctaatttatatttataatcaaATACTTTTTAGTTAAATAATTCCAttctatttctgattttttttttttatcttgtatGGATCTTGTGTCAGAAAAACTGATATTTACTAAATTGTCACTCTGTGgttatttctgtctctgtgtgtttgttctatGACTCTTTTAGGTCATTATTTTGTGCATGCTGGTTGTTTCGATCGCCAGAAAAGCCTGTTATGACATACGTGCTGGCCCCGGGGCAGTGGGGGGTATATGGGTTTTTACACTCGCGTTTTCCTCCTACTTTATCCCTCAGCAGCCGCCGTCCTGGTAATAGTGAGGTGTGTCAATGGAAGCCGAGAGAGCACCGTTGTATGTCCGGTGTGTAACACGAAGGATAGGTCTGACACTGCCGTGTTTGCTCGTCTGCGgaaatgaataaacacacaccgTCACTTTTCGAGAGCATCGAATAACGAAAGATTGAAGTTTGCGACTTAAACAGTGAGACTGTTGTTATGTTCCGGGTCGTGGGGACGTCTCCACTGTAGCCCACACGGCGTATCTGTGATCAGGCTGTTATCACACCAGTGACCGTGATGCGTTTTAACGAGAAGGAGCTGGCTTCACTGAGCCGCCAGCCTTCAGAGATGGCAGCTGAACTGGGGATGCGAGGACCCAAGAAAGGAGACGGTAACTGTTGATGACCCACATTCatttcacacactttcactttctctgaGCGTGACACATTGCAACAGTCCTTAAAGCCTTAAACATTGTTTGCGTTTTTCCATCGACTGCTAACTGACTATTGTTAATGTCCGTTTTCTTTGGTTTGTACATAGTTATTAAAAGGAGGCTGGTGAAACTCGTCGTCAACTTTCTCTTCTACTT encodes:
- the sf3a2 gene encoding splicing factor 3A subunit 2 — translated: MDFQHRAGGKTGSGGVASASESNRDRRERLRQLALETIDINKDPYFMKNHLGSYECKLCLTLHNNEGSYLAHTQGKKHQTNLARRAAKEAKEAPAQPAPAKVKVEVKKFVKIGRPGYKVTKQRDPETGQQSLLFQIDYPEIAEGIGPRHRFMSAYEQRIEPPDRRWQYLLLAAEPYETIAFKVPSREIDKAENRFWTHWNRETKQFFLQFHFKMEKAIPQSTGPVPPAGVKRPPPLMSGPGSHLNDNMPPPPPGGMNVPPLPPGAPQMPMPPMPMRPPPPDVLSVN